The following proteins are co-located in the Nomia melanderi isolate GNS246 chromosome 1, iyNomMela1, whole genome shotgun sequence genome:
- the LOC116433285 gene encoding bridge-like lipid transfer protein family member 3B isoform X4 produces MVSLIKKQLLKHLSRFTKNLSADKINLSALKGEGELSNLELDETVLTDLLELPSWLRLTNAWCNKVSFRIQWTKLRSVPIYLRLDEVHIEVETCEDLRDLSSSQESSYLGPTKYSFIHKVIDGITVAVNTISVTFNSPAFIASVQMNRIIVESKSATWQRCDLRTTRVKDSDRGQLLIFKELEWQTVRIEAQSTKDKNLTPLRLLTNQARCRITIKKRISDCFVMGSRLILILDDLLWVLTDSQLKAALHFIDSLGGLIEKATILERKAKAARKLEVLPEYQAQISQQSRTKNQCNTAIAKVFTRYDVVETSYHFLCQRIDLHLCDDVGDGRSSYPDLKDGGALQISLVRFQIDYYPYHLAMADRKHWAKYRENATPHSQWLQQSLSSFRSQFMDLIDSGRTQHSPLTRSQGNVMVGNAKGSGENLEKNNQTQNANVFSHEQKKSQHPSGNPVKNYILEQLAKLMTTCIIIRIDDFTLYKVTTTSRNPVPKEFVTGERDRFCLPEDVTILHAEFTYYYYPGDITFPLPPPKFYVQLNPIQVNFDVCSCLWFNSFALNLHHSLMNKDKQTTHTSINLMYFDVKIEAILPRIVFESQQDYPNQKDRPKSLHIQTSRASITNVRSTERSSRADLAQCLNTFQMGQMFFSTEFPNKPDDFHVVTDKFLAHCSGTDNVRHPPANFSSNSVNELVRQLHRELLWTEAKDVWCCNLEPVWGDFFGARAVGQNRPVPFLDAFPLTLWCYISMNPSNSEKFSTADIHGLAYISNLVSVQINHYQYLFLLRLSEVLSEMATYLTIDSNKILKVNSGSSLIIGALIPQVEVTFVMPSHTPGKENSGGDVESVVPDTSSIADEIVSSAAPWQSSVERPDFSSKKINISNEVLTPQSEVSSILSTDFIHSVAPTQTVVTFKQNGPNRHDQQLLTNATHDRQCIGIEEEKAIPTMREIKTVPETAFKHNRGDSSSNAPFIPNNFNVGLSSMKKGLSNLMTSIDSALKASPEDGSSDTVSIRSDVSSDSENYVLVCLQDQEKLDAMFSVDNAITSVEEASEVVEETPDTQSEKSLDSVCKRKDIVSMATFKLSKVEFIQQSCGYTSSIKVQVSNVGNDECSSIPWDEFQTKFSARSRGWVELASDSNCRSCIKLRLDHDLKCKSDSYKLSQASYNMSNKSLHSSQNQSYSTEQEVDVGVIDVHNKQSVLNLFEDKLDVKVTDISMTLSMSSISGLTDLIEDEIIPKPIPIQIYLESISLRLNEDRPPNNITSPGPIPVDMNIAKLRIVRDTNGVFHIEPVVNMLSITDSFTTLSNNDNQTDQKVDHEIELNVLRKSSKQLKSDNEELRRRVDTLEKLSEENAKLMRIKEESEIVKLHLNTAQEDIQMLLREKKALQETVTELQNQIIGTGGTRASWSTKR; encoded by the exons ATGGTGTCActaataaagaaacaattattgaaaCATCTGTCGAG GTTCACCAAGAATCTTTCAGcggataaaataaatttaagtgcACTTAAAGGGGAAGGCGAACTGTCTAATCTAGAACTGGACGAAACGGTTCTGACGGATTTGCTGGAGCTACCGTCATGGCTCAGATTGACGAACGCTTGGTGCAATAAAGTTTCGTTTCGCATACAGTGGACTAAACTGAGAAGTGTTCCTatatatttg CGTTTAGATGAAGTTCATATAGAGGTAGAAACATGTGAAGATTTAAGAGACTTATCTTCTTCGCAAGAATCTTCGTATTTAGGTCctacaaaatattctttcatacATAAAGTAATCGATGGAATAACAGTAGCTGTTAATACTATATCGGTTACTTTTAACAGTCCTGCATTTATTGCTTCGGTTCag ATGAACCGTATTATTGTGGAATCAAAGTCGGCAACATGGCAACGTTGTGATCTAAGAACTACTAGAGTGAAAGATTCCGATCGTGGGCAGttacttatttttaaagaaCTCGAGTGGCAGACGGTTAGAATAGAAGCACAAAGTACTAAAGATAAAAATCTTACTCCATTACGTCTACTTACAAATCAAGCAAGATGTCGAATCACCATCAAGAAAAGAATATCAG aTTGTTTTGTTATGGGATCAAGGCTGATTCTTATATTAGATGATCTCCTATGGGTATTAACAGATTCGCAGTTAAAAGCAGCCCTTCATTTTATTGACTCGCTTGGAGGTTTAATAGAAAAGGCTACGATTTTAGAACGCAAAGCTAAAGCCGCTAGAAAATTAGAG GTATTACCAGAGTATCAAGCGCAAATATCACAGCAATCTAGGACGAAGAATCAATGTAACACGGCCATTGCAAAAGTATTTACTAGGTACGATGTTGTAGAAACATCATACCACTTTCTGTGTCAGCGAATTGATTTGCATTTATGTGATGATGTTGGTG ATGGTAGATCCTCTTATCCTGATTTAAAAGACGGCGGTGCACTGCAAATTTCACTAGTTagatttcaaattgattattatcCATATCATTTGGCAATGGCTGACAGAAAACATTGGGCTAAATACAGAGAGAATGCTACTCCGCACAGTCAGTGGTTGCAACAATCGTTAAGTTCATTTCGAAGTCAGTTCATGGATCTTATTGATTCCGGTCGAACTCAACATTCTCCTTTGACAAGAAGTCAAGGGAACGTTATGG ttgGTAATGCGAAAGGTTCCGGTGAAAATTTGGAGAAGAATAACCAAACTCAAAATGCCAACGTGTTTTCCCACGAACAAAAGAAATCACAGCATCCGAGTGGGAATCCagtgaaaaattatattctagAGCAGCTTGCCAAATTAATGACAACATGTATCATAATAAGGATCGATGACTTCACTTTGTACAAAGTGACAACCACATCTCGCAATCCTGTACCAAAAGAGTTCGTTACAG GTGAGAGGGACAGATTTTGTCTCCCAGAAGATGTAACGATCCTCCACGCTGAATTTACATATTACTATTATCCTGGAGACATTACATTTCCAT TGCCGCCACCAAAGTTTTACGTACAACTGAATCCCATTCAAGTAAACTTCGATGTTTGTTCCTGCTTATGGTTTAATTCTTTTGCGTTGAACTTACATCACTCTCTAatgaataaagataaacaaacaaCACATACTTCCATTAACTTAATGTACTTCGATGTAAAAATTGAAGCTATACTTCCAAGA ATAGTTTTTGAAAGTCAGCAGGATTATCCAAATCAGAAGGACAGACCGAAGTCTTTGCACATTCAGACTTCAAGAGCATCGATAACAAATGTTCGATCTACTGAAAGATCTTCGAGAGCAGACTTGGCTCAATGTTTGAACACCTTTCAGATGGGTCAGATGTTCTTCAGCACTGAATTTCCAAATAAACCAGATGATTTTCATGTTGTAACGGATAAATTTCTAGCTCATTGTTcag GCACTGATAATGTTCGCCATCCGCCAGCGAATTTTAGCAGTAATTCTGTAAATGAATTAGTCCGCCAATTGCATCGAGAGCTTTTGTGGACGGAAGCCAAGGACGTGTGGTGTTGTAACTTGGAACCTGTTTGGGGAGACTTCTTTGGTGCTCGTGCAGTTGGACAAAATCGACCGGTACCATTTCTGGATGCATTTCCTCTAACACTATGGTGTTACATATCAATGAATCCATCGAATTCTGAAAAATTTTCAACTGCTGACATCCATGGTCTTGCATATATAAGCAATTTAGTTAGCGTGCAGATAAatcattatcaatatttatttttgttgagaCTGTCAGAAGTTCTGTCAGAGATGGCAACGTACTTAACCATCGATtcgaacaaaatattgaaagttaaTTCTGGCAGTTCACTTATTATCGGTGCACTAATACCACAAGTGGAAGTGACCTTCGTCATGCCATCCCATACACCTGGGAAAGAAAATTCTGGTGGAGATGTCGAATCAGTGGTACCGGATACATCTAGTATAGCAGATGAAATCGTAAGTTCAGCTGCTCCATGGCAGAGTAGCGTAGAAAGACCTGACTTCAGTagtaaaaagattaatatcagTAATGAGGTGTTGACACCGCAAAGTGAGGTGTCTTCAATATTGTCAACCGACTTCATACATTCTGTTGCTCCAACTCAAACCGTTGTGACATTTAAGCAAAATGGTCCAAATAGACATGATCAACAACTGTTAACGAATGCAACGCATGACAGACAATGCATTGGCATAGAAGAAGAGAAAGCAATACCTACTATGCGAGAAATTAAAACTGTGCCAGAAACTGCGTTCAAGCATAATAGAGGAGATTCATCCTCAAATGCACCGTTCATTCCAAATAATTTTAACGTTGGTCTCTCTTCGATGAAAAAAGGTTTGAGTAATTTAATGACATCAATTGACTCTGCTTTGAAAGCTTCCCCAGAGGATGGCAGCAGTGACACAGTATCCATAAGAAGTGATGTCAGTTCCGATAGTGAAAACTATGTTTTGGTTTGTCTCCAAGATCAAGAAAAATTAGACGCAATGTTTTCTGTCGATAATGCAATAACATCAGTTGAAGAAGCTAGCGAAGTGGTTGAAGAAACTCCCGACACGCAAAGCGAGAAATCCTTGGATAGTGTATGCAAACGTAAAGATATT gtGTCTATGGCAACGTTTAAACTATCCAAAGTTGAATTCATTCAACAGTCTTGCGGTTATACGTCTTCTATCAAAGTTCAGGTGTCAAACGTTGGTAACGATGAATGTTCATCTATACCATGGGATGAGTTCCAG ACAAAATTCAGTGCACGATCTAGAGGTTGGGTCGAACTAGCCTCAGATTCAAACTGTAGATCATGTATCAAACTTCGTTTGGATCATGATTTGAAATGCAAGTCTGATTCTTACAAGCTGTCTCAAGCGAGCTACAACATGAGTAACAAGAGTCTGCATTCGTCTCAAAATCAAAGTTACAGTACTGAACAGGAAGTAGACGTTGGGGTCATTGATGTACATAACAAACAAAGTGTATTAAATTTGTTCGAAGATAAATTAGACGTTAAAGTTACTGACATATCAATGACTTTGTCGATGAGTTCAATAAGTGGACTTACAGATTTGATCGAAGATGAAATTATACCTAAGCCAATACCGATCCAG ATATATTTAGAAAGTATTTCATTACGTTTAAATGAAGATCGTCCGCCAAATAATATAACTTCACCAGGACCGATTCCTGTAGATATGAATATTGCAAAGCTTAGAATAGTACGAGATACAAATGGTGTTTTTCACATTGAACCAGTTG TAAACATGTTGAGTATCACTGACTCATTCACAACATTGTCGAACAATGATAATCAAACAGATCAGAAAGTAGATCACGAAATAGAACTGAACGTCTTGAGAAAGTCGAGCAAACAATTGAAGTCGGATAACGAGGAGCTTCGTCGACGTGTTGACACACTAGAGAAATTATCAGAAGAAAACGCGAAATTGATGCGCATTAAAGAGGAATCCGAGATAGTTAAGTTACATTTGAATACAGCACAAGAGGATATACAGATGCTTCTGCGAGAAAAGAAAGCCTTGCAGGAAACAGTAACGGAgcttcaaaatcaaataattggaACTGGTGGTACCCGTGCATCTTGGTCAACCAAAAGATAG
- the LOC116433285 gene encoding bridge-like lipid transfer protein family member 3B isoform X1, with product MVSLIKKQLLKHLSRFTKNLSADKINLSALKGEGELSNLELDETVLTDLLELPSWLRLTNAWCNKVSFRIQWTKLRSVPIYLRLDEVHIEVETCEDLRDLSSSQESSYLGPTKYSFIHKVIDGITVAVNTISVTFNSPAFIASVQMNRIIVESKSATWQRCDLRTTRVKDSDRGQLLIFKELEWQTVRIEAQSTKDKNLTPLRLLTNQARCRITIKKRISDCFVMGSRLILILDDLLWVLTDSQLKAALHFIDSLGGLIEKATILERKAKAARKLEVLPEYQAQISQQSRTKNQCNTAIAKVFTRYDVVETSYHFLCQRIDLHLCDDVGDGRSSYPDLKDGGALQISLVRFQIDYYPYHLAMADRKHWAKYRENATPHSQWLQQSLSSFRSQFMDLIDSGRTQHSPLTRSQGNVMVGNAKGSGENLEKNNQTQNANVFSHEQKKSQHPSGNPVKNYILEQLAKLMTTCIIIRIDDFTLYKVTTTSRNPVPKEFVTAQSRKKHATGERDRFCLPEDVTILHAEFTYYYYPGDITFPLPPPKFYVQLNPIQVNFDVCSCLWFNSFALNLHHSLMNKDKQTTHTSINLMYFDVKIEAILPRIVFESQQDYPNQKDRPKSLHIQTSRASITNVRSTERSSRADLAQCLNTFQMGQMFFSTEFPNKPDDFHVVTDKFLAHCSGTDNVRHPPANFSSNSVNELVRQLHRELLWTEAKDVWCCNLEPVWGDFFGARAVGQNRPVPFLDAFPLTLWCYISMNPSNSEKFSTADIHGLAYISNLVSVQINHYQYLFLLRLSEVLSEMATYLTIDSNKILKVNSGSSLIIGALIPQVEVTFVMPSHTPGKENSGGDVESVVPDTSSIADEIVSSAAPWQSSVERPDFSSKKINISNEVLTPQSEVSSILSTDFIHSVAPTQTVVTFKQNGPNRHDQQLLTNATHDRQCIGIEEEKAIPTMREIKTVPETAFKHNRGDSSSNAPFIPNNFNVGLSSMKKGLSNLMTSIDSALKASPEDGSSDTVSIRSDVSSDSENYVLVCLQDQEKLDAMFSVDNAITSVEEASEVVEETPDTQSEKSLDSVCKRKDIVSMATFKLSKVEFIQQSCGYTSSIKVQVSNVGNDECSSIPWDEFQVKRKTKFSARSRGWVELASDSNCRSCIKLRLDHDLKCKSDSYKLSQASYNMSNKSLHSSQNQSYSTEQEVDVGVIDVHNKQSVLNLFEDKLDVKVTDISMTLSMSSISGLTDLIEDEIIPKPIPIQIYLESISLRLNEDRPPNNITSPGPIPVDMNIAKLRIVRDTNGVFHIEPVVNMLSITDSFTTLSNNDNQTDQKVDHEIELNVLRKSSKQLKSDNEELRRRVDTLEKLSEENAKLMRIKEESEIVKLHLNTAQEDIQMLLREKKALQETVTELQNQIIGTGGTRASWSTKR from the exons ATGGTGTCActaataaagaaacaattattgaaaCATCTGTCGAG GTTCACCAAGAATCTTTCAGcggataaaataaatttaagtgcACTTAAAGGGGAAGGCGAACTGTCTAATCTAGAACTGGACGAAACGGTTCTGACGGATTTGCTGGAGCTACCGTCATGGCTCAGATTGACGAACGCTTGGTGCAATAAAGTTTCGTTTCGCATACAGTGGACTAAACTGAGAAGTGTTCCTatatatttg CGTTTAGATGAAGTTCATATAGAGGTAGAAACATGTGAAGATTTAAGAGACTTATCTTCTTCGCAAGAATCTTCGTATTTAGGTCctacaaaatattctttcatacATAAAGTAATCGATGGAATAACAGTAGCTGTTAATACTATATCGGTTACTTTTAACAGTCCTGCATTTATTGCTTCGGTTCag ATGAACCGTATTATTGTGGAATCAAAGTCGGCAACATGGCAACGTTGTGATCTAAGAACTACTAGAGTGAAAGATTCCGATCGTGGGCAGttacttatttttaaagaaCTCGAGTGGCAGACGGTTAGAATAGAAGCACAAAGTACTAAAGATAAAAATCTTACTCCATTACGTCTACTTACAAATCAAGCAAGATGTCGAATCACCATCAAGAAAAGAATATCAG aTTGTTTTGTTATGGGATCAAGGCTGATTCTTATATTAGATGATCTCCTATGGGTATTAACAGATTCGCAGTTAAAAGCAGCCCTTCATTTTATTGACTCGCTTGGAGGTTTAATAGAAAAGGCTACGATTTTAGAACGCAAAGCTAAAGCCGCTAGAAAATTAGAG GTATTACCAGAGTATCAAGCGCAAATATCACAGCAATCTAGGACGAAGAATCAATGTAACACGGCCATTGCAAAAGTATTTACTAGGTACGATGTTGTAGAAACATCATACCACTTTCTGTGTCAGCGAATTGATTTGCATTTATGTGATGATGTTGGTG ATGGTAGATCCTCTTATCCTGATTTAAAAGACGGCGGTGCACTGCAAATTTCACTAGTTagatttcaaattgattattatcCATATCATTTGGCAATGGCTGACAGAAAACATTGGGCTAAATACAGAGAGAATGCTACTCCGCACAGTCAGTGGTTGCAACAATCGTTAAGTTCATTTCGAAGTCAGTTCATGGATCTTATTGATTCCGGTCGAACTCAACATTCTCCTTTGACAAGAAGTCAAGGGAACGTTATGG ttgGTAATGCGAAAGGTTCCGGTGAAAATTTGGAGAAGAATAACCAAACTCAAAATGCCAACGTGTTTTCCCACGAACAAAAGAAATCACAGCATCCGAGTGGGAATCCagtgaaaaattatattctagAGCAGCTTGCCAAATTAATGACAACATGTATCATAATAAGGATCGATGACTTCACTTTGTACAAAGTGACAACCACATCTCGCAATCCTGTACCAAAAGAGTTCGTTACAG CTCAATCAAGGAAGAAACATGCAACAG GTGAGAGGGACAGATTTTGTCTCCCAGAAGATGTAACGATCCTCCACGCTGAATTTACATATTACTATTATCCTGGAGACATTACATTTCCAT TGCCGCCACCAAAGTTTTACGTACAACTGAATCCCATTCAAGTAAACTTCGATGTTTGTTCCTGCTTATGGTTTAATTCTTTTGCGTTGAACTTACATCACTCTCTAatgaataaagataaacaaacaaCACATACTTCCATTAACTTAATGTACTTCGATGTAAAAATTGAAGCTATACTTCCAAGA ATAGTTTTTGAAAGTCAGCAGGATTATCCAAATCAGAAGGACAGACCGAAGTCTTTGCACATTCAGACTTCAAGAGCATCGATAACAAATGTTCGATCTACTGAAAGATCTTCGAGAGCAGACTTGGCTCAATGTTTGAACACCTTTCAGATGGGTCAGATGTTCTTCAGCACTGAATTTCCAAATAAACCAGATGATTTTCATGTTGTAACGGATAAATTTCTAGCTCATTGTTcag GCACTGATAATGTTCGCCATCCGCCAGCGAATTTTAGCAGTAATTCTGTAAATGAATTAGTCCGCCAATTGCATCGAGAGCTTTTGTGGACGGAAGCCAAGGACGTGTGGTGTTGTAACTTGGAACCTGTTTGGGGAGACTTCTTTGGTGCTCGTGCAGTTGGACAAAATCGACCGGTACCATTTCTGGATGCATTTCCTCTAACACTATGGTGTTACATATCAATGAATCCATCGAATTCTGAAAAATTTTCAACTGCTGACATCCATGGTCTTGCATATATAAGCAATTTAGTTAGCGTGCAGATAAatcattatcaatatttatttttgttgagaCTGTCAGAAGTTCTGTCAGAGATGGCAACGTACTTAACCATCGATtcgaacaaaatattgaaagttaaTTCTGGCAGTTCACTTATTATCGGTGCACTAATACCACAAGTGGAAGTGACCTTCGTCATGCCATCCCATACACCTGGGAAAGAAAATTCTGGTGGAGATGTCGAATCAGTGGTACCGGATACATCTAGTATAGCAGATGAAATCGTAAGTTCAGCTGCTCCATGGCAGAGTAGCGTAGAAAGACCTGACTTCAGTagtaaaaagattaatatcagTAATGAGGTGTTGACACCGCAAAGTGAGGTGTCTTCAATATTGTCAACCGACTTCATACATTCTGTTGCTCCAACTCAAACCGTTGTGACATTTAAGCAAAATGGTCCAAATAGACATGATCAACAACTGTTAACGAATGCAACGCATGACAGACAATGCATTGGCATAGAAGAAGAGAAAGCAATACCTACTATGCGAGAAATTAAAACTGTGCCAGAAACTGCGTTCAAGCATAATAGAGGAGATTCATCCTCAAATGCACCGTTCATTCCAAATAATTTTAACGTTGGTCTCTCTTCGATGAAAAAAGGTTTGAGTAATTTAATGACATCAATTGACTCTGCTTTGAAAGCTTCCCCAGAGGATGGCAGCAGTGACACAGTATCCATAAGAAGTGATGTCAGTTCCGATAGTGAAAACTATGTTTTGGTTTGTCTCCAAGATCAAGAAAAATTAGACGCAATGTTTTCTGTCGATAATGCAATAACATCAGTTGAAGAAGCTAGCGAAGTGGTTGAAGAAACTCCCGACACGCAAAGCGAGAAATCCTTGGATAGTGTATGCAAACGTAAAGATATT gtGTCTATGGCAACGTTTAAACTATCCAAAGTTGAATTCATTCAACAGTCTTGCGGTTATACGTCTTCTATCAAAGTTCAGGTGTCAAACGTTGGTAACGATGAATGTTCATCTATACCATGGGATGAGTTCCAG GTCAAGAGGAAG ACAAAATTCAGTGCACGATCTAGAGGTTGGGTCGAACTAGCCTCAGATTCAAACTGTAGATCATGTATCAAACTTCGTTTGGATCATGATTTGAAATGCAAGTCTGATTCTTACAAGCTGTCTCAAGCGAGCTACAACATGAGTAACAAGAGTCTGCATTCGTCTCAAAATCAAAGTTACAGTACTGAACAGGAAGTAGACGTTGGGGTCATTGATGTACATAACAAACAAAGTGTATTAAATTTGTTCGAAGATAAATTAGACGTTAAAGTTACTGACATATCAATGACTTTGTCGATGAGTTCAATAAGTGGACTTACAGATTTGATCGAAGATGAAATTATACCTAAGCCAATACCGATCCAG ATATATTTAGAAAGTATTTCATTACGTTTAAATGAAGATCGTCCGCCAAATAATATAACTTCACCAGGACCGATTCCTGTAGATATGAATATTGCAAAGCTTAGAATAGTACGAGATACAAATGGTGTTTTTCACATTGAACCAGTTG TAAACATGTTGAGTATCACTGACTCATTCACAACATTGTCGAACAATGATAATCAAACAGATCAGAAAGTAGATCACGAAATAGAACTGAACGTCTTGAGAAAGTCGAGCAAACAATTGAAGTCGGATAACGAGGAGCTTCGTCGACGTGTTGACACACTAGAGAAATTATCAGAAGAAAACGCGAAATTGATGCGCATTAAAGAGGAATCCGAGATAGTTAAGTTACATTTGAATACAGCACAAGAGGATATACAGATGCTTCTGCGAGAAAAGAAAGCCTTGCAGGAAACAGTAACGGAgcttcaaaatcaaataattggaACTGGTGGTACCCGTGCATCTTGGTCAACCAAAAGATAG